Proteins co-encoded in one Apis mellifera strain DH4 linkage group LG15, Amel_HAv3.1, whole genome shotgun sequence genomic window:
- the LOC412203 gene encoding protein brown isoform X1 has translation MEDAGDMIIWNNLTVTVRQKRDFFTTIYKKFQRREYEETLTILKGVSGYAMTGNLVAIMGSSGAGKTTFLATLAGRIKSTTGSVTINGQIISRTIMSVMSGYLPQFDALPTSLTVEEHLLFSCALKTDINRVQRKFLSMKLLMELNLIDCKDVLISNLSGGQRKRVSLASEMISRPKILFLDEPTTGLDRFSAMQVVNALKIISSESTVFCTIHQPGMDIYNIFTHVLLLSDGKTGYFGSLKDATKFFLSLDYECPVGFDESEYYVKLLSRRNPIMYATNPKPEDTGPSELIDKICRAFSRSPLSRIPEIKNTRYFEIEPQRKSGCMTQFFWLIWRIWVQNRRTIFDSDGWISWFSYFLSMAVVTTFYMGINPRTQEGVQNARGALYMMSSEISFTVAYSVIYEFPGQLLIYLREDGIYSCGPYYVATFCGLVPKAILKAVLFTTVIYFILISQIDLLNFLFYCLITSTAAICGTAYGLMISIMIENIDIATSIMVPIDMLFLLTAGMFYNLRSLPTYLTCFKYFSIFFYLNEALSIIYWSRIDDIDCQVSSDLPCLKNGEQVLSEYGFKENNLIWDMSGLLILTIAMNIIGYFGLRRRRKIQTIL, from the exons ATGGAAGATGCTGGAGATATGAtcatttggaataatttgacAGTGACCGTTCGTCAGAAACGAGATTTTTTCACaactatttacaaaaaattccaaagaagAGAGTACGAAGAAACTTTGACTATTTTGAAAGGAG TGTCTGGTTATGCTATGACTGGGAATCTGGTTGCTATAATGGGATCAAg TGGTGCTGGGAAGACGACATTTTTGGCCACTCTAGCAGGAAGAATCAAATCAACAACTGGTTCGGTAACAATAAATGGTCAAATCATTTCACGGACAATTATGTCTGTAATGTCTGGTTATCTACCTCAATTCGACGCTCTGCCAACTTCACTCACAGTGGAagaacatttattattctcg tgTGCTTTGAAGACGGATATTAATAGAGTACAAAGGAAATTCTTGTCGATGAAATTATTGATGGAATTGAACCTAATCGATTGCAAAGATGTATTGATATCGAATTTGTCTGGTGGACAGAGGAAACGAGTTTCGTTGGCCAGTGAGATGATTAGTAGGCCAAAGATACTGTTTCTCGACGAGCCAACTACGG gcTTAGATAGATTTTCTGCAATGCAAGTGGTTAatgcattgaaaattataagttcGGAATCTACAGTGTTTTGTACGATTCATCAACCAggaatggatatatataatatttttactcatGTCTTATTGTTATCTGATGGAAAAACAGGTTATTTTGGATCTTTAAAAGATgctacaaaatttttcttaag tttagaTTATGAATGTCCAGTTGGCTTCGACGAATCCGAATACTACGTAAAACTCTTATCTCGAAGAAACCCCATAATGTACGCGACAAATCCCAAGCCTGAGGACACTGGACCCAGTGAACTTATCGATAAGATATGTCGAGCATTCTCACGATCTCCTCTCTCGAGGATTCCTGAAATCAAAAACACGAGATACTTTGAAATCGAGCCACAGAG aaaatctgGATGTATGACACAATTCTTTTGGTTAATATGGAGAATATGGGTTCAGAATCGAAGGACGATCTTCGATTCTGATGGATGGATTTCATGGTTTTCTTATTTC CTCTCCATGGCGGTGGTAACCACTTTTTACATGGGTATTAATCCAAGAACGCAAGAGGGTGTGCAAAACGCAAGGGGCGCTTTATACATGATGAGCTCTGAAATTTCGTTCACGGTTGCCTATTCCGTGATTTACGAATTCCCTGGCCAGCTTCTGATTTATTTGCGAGAGGACGGTATTTATAGTTGTGGACCCTATTATGTCGCCACGTTTTGCGGATTG GTACCAAAAGCTATACTGAAGGCTGTTTTATTCACaacagttatatattttattttaataagtcaAATAGActtgttgaattttttattctactgTCTAATTACATCGACAGCTGCGATTTGTGGTACAGCATATGGTTTAATGATTTCCATTATGATCGAGAATATCGATATCGCTACATCAATCATGGTACCTATTgacatgttatttttattaactgcTGGGATGTTTTATAATCTTag GTCGCTGCCTACGTATCTGacgtgttttaaatatttctcgatattctTTTACCTGAACGAAGCTCTTTCCATAATTTATTGGTCACGAATAGACGACATCG attgccAAGTATCTAGCGACTTACcttgtttaaaaaatggagAACAAGTGTTATCGGAGTATGGATTCAAGGAGAACAATCTTATTTGGGATATGAGCGGTCTTTTGATTTTAACAATTGCAATGaatattattggatattttGGGCTacgaaggaggagaaaaattcaaacaatattataa
- the LOC726887 gene encoding ras-related protein Rab-32 isoform X3, with product MGPMMADNAMEKSKVSQESMSSQNNSPNAGLGEKREHLYKILVIGELGAGKTSIIKRYVHQFFSQHYRATIGVDFALKVLNWDPHTIIRLQLWDIAGQERFGNMTRVYYKEAVGAFIVFDVTRSATLDAVVKWKQDLDSKVQLPDGSPIPCVLLANKCDQQKEGLVNSPAKMDEYCKEKNFAGWFETSAKENINIEEAARFLVNKILQNDQLMKGNGSQDQTDGERFALNQSPNSSKKSCSC from the exons TCGTCACAGAATAATTCGCCTAATGCCGGATTAGGCGAGAAACGAGaacatttgtataaaattctgGTAATCGGCGAGTTGGGCGCCGGAAAGACATCCATCATCAAGAGATACGTCCATCAATTCTTTTCCCAACATTATCGCGCGACGATTGGCGTCGACTTCGCATTGAAAGTATTGAACTGGGACCCGCACACTATCATAAGGTTACAGCTGTGGGATATTGCAG GTCAAGAGAGATTCGGAAACATGACGAGAGTATACTACAAAGAAGCAGTTGGCGCGTTCATAGTGTTCGATGTAACGAGAAGCGCGACTTTGGATGCGGTGGTGAAATGGAAACAAGATTTAGACTCGAAAGTTCAACTTCCTGACGGTTCACCGATCCCCTGCGTCCTTTTAGCGAACAAATGTGACCAGCAGAAAGAGGGCCTGGTGAATTCGCCCGCGAAAATGGACGAATATTgtaaagagaagaattttgcCGGATGGTTTGAAACTTCAGCCAAGGAGAACATTAACATTGAAGAGGCTGCACGATTTCTTGTCAATAAA ATCCTCCAAAACGATCAACTGATGAAAGGAAACGGTTCACAGGACCAAACGGACGGTGAACGTTTCGCGTTAAATCAATCACCGAACAGTTCAAAGAAATCTTGTTCCTGCTGA
- the LOC726887 gene encoding ras-related protein Rab-32 isoform X8: MVGEQRNRKFPRSLNFSDLKINPKNWKWCKSSQNNSPNAGLGEKREHLYKILVIGELGAGKTSIIKRYVHQFFSQHYRATIGVDFALKVLNWDPHTIIRLQLWDIAGQERFGNMTRVYYKEAVGAFIVFDVTRSATLDAVVKWKQDLDSKVQLPDGSPIPCVLLANKCDQQKEGLVNSPAKMDEYCKEKNFAGWFETSAKENINIEEAARFLVNKILQNDQLMKGNGSQDQTDGERFALNQSPNSSKKSCSC, translated from the exons ATGGTGGGCGAGCAAAGAAATCGAAAGTTTCCACgttctttaaatttctccGACTTGAAGATAAATccaaaaaattggaaatggtGCAAG TCGTCACAGAATAATTCGCCTAATGCCGGATTAGGCGAGAAACGAGaacatttgtataaaattctgGTAATCGGCGAGTTGGGCGCCGGAAAGACATCCATCATCAAGAGATACGTCCATCAATTCTTTTCCCAACATTATCGCGCGACGATTGGCGTCGACTTCGCATTGAAAGTATTGAACTGGGACCCGCACACTATCATAAGGTTACAGCTGTGGGATATTGCAG GTCAAGAGAGATTCGGAAACATGACGAGAGTATACTACAAAGAAGCAGTTGGCGCGTTCATAGTGTTCGATGTAACGAGAAGCGCGACTTTGGATGCGGTGGTGAAATGGAAACAAGATTTAGACTCGAAAGTTCAACTTCCTGACGGTTCACCGATCCCCTGCGTCCTTTTAGCGAACAAATGTGACCAGCAGAAAGAGGGCCTGGTGAATTCGCCCGCGAAAATGGACGAATATTgtaaagagaagaattttgcCGGATGGTTTGAAACTTCAGCCAAGGAGAACATTAACATTGAAGAGGCTGCACGATTTCTTGTCAATAAA ATCCTCCAAAACGATCAACTGATGAAAGGAAACGGTTCACAGGACCAAACGGACGGTGAACGTTTCGCGTTAAATCAATCACCGAACAGTTCAAAGAAATCTTGTTCCTGCTGA
- the LOC412203 gene encoding protein brown isoform X2: MEDAGDMIIWNNLTVTVRQKRDFFTTIYKKFQRREYEETLTILKGVSGYAMTGNLVAIMGSSGAGKTTFLATLAGRIKSTTGSVTINGQIISRTIMSVMSGYLPQFDALPTSLTVEEHLLFSCALKTDINRVQRKFLSMKLLMELNLIDCKDVLISNLSGGQRKRVSLASEMISRPKILFLDEPTTGLDRFSAMQVVNALKIISSESTVFCTIHQPGMDIYNIFTHVLLLSDGKTGYFGSLKDATKFFLSLDYECPVGFDESEYYVKLLSRRNPIMYATNPKPEDTGPSELIDKICRAFSRSPLSRIPEIKNTRYFEIEPQRKSGCMTQFFWLIWRIWVQNRRTIFDSDGWISWFSYFLSMAVVTTFYMGINPRTQEGVQNARGALYMMSSEISFTVAYSVIYEFPGQLLIYLREDGIYSCGPYYVATFCGLVPKAILKAVLFTTVIYFILISQIDLLNFLFYCLITSTAAICGTAYGLMISIMIENIDIATSIMVPIDMLFLLTAGMFYNLRSLPTYLTCFKYFSIFFYLNEALSIIYWSRIDDIGEHIASLPSI, encoded by the exons ATGGAAGATGCTGGAGATATGAtcatttggaataatttgacAGTGACCGTTCGTCAGAAACGAGATTTTTTCACaactatttacaaaaaattccaaagaagAGAGTACGAAGAAACTTTGACTATTTTGAAAGGAG TGTCTGGTTATGCTATGACTGGGAATCTGGTTGCTATAATGGGATCAAg TGGTGCTGGGAAGACGACATTTTTGGCCACTCTAGCAGGAAGAATCAAATCAACAACTGGTTCGGTAACAATAAATGGTCAAATCATTTCACGGACAATTATGTCTGTAATGTCTGGTTATCTACCTCAATTCGACGCTCTGCCAACTTCACTCACAGTGGAagaacatttattattctcg tgTGCTTTGAAGACGGATATTAATAGAGTACAAAGGAAATTCTTGTCGATGAAATTATTGATGGAATTGAACCTAATCGATTGCAAAGATGTATTGATATCGAATTTGTCTGGTGGACAGAGGAAACGAGTTTCGTTGGCCAGTGAGATGATTAGTAGGCCAAAGATACTGTTTCTCGACGAGCCAACTACGG gcTTAGATAGATTTTCTGCAATGCAAGTGGTTAatgcattgaaaattataagttcGGAATCTACAGTGTTTTGTACGATTCATCAACCAggaatggatatatataatatttttactcatGTCTTATTGTTATCTGATGGAAAAACAGGTTATTTTGGATCTTTAAAAGATgctacaaaatttttcttaag tttagaTTATGAATGTCCAGTTGGCTTCGACGAATCCGAATACTACGTAAAACTCTTATCTCGAAGAAACCCCATAATGTACGCGACAAATCCCAAGCCTGAGGACACTGGACCCAGTGAACTTATCGATAAGATATGTCGAGCATTCTCACGATCTCCTCTCTCGAGGATTCCTGAAATCAAAAACACGAGATACTTTGAAATCGAGCCACAGAG aaaatctgGATGTATGACACAATTCTTTTGGTTAATATGGAGAATATGGGTTCAGAATCGAAGGACGATCTTCGATTCTGATGGATGGATTTCATGGTTTTCTTATTTC CTCTCCATGGCGGTGGTAACCACTTTTTACATGGGTATTAATCCAAGAACGCAAGAGGGTGTGCAAAACGCAAGGGGCGCTTTATACATGATGAGCTCTGAAATTTCGTTCACGGTTGCCTATTCCGTGATTTACGAATTCCCTGGCCAGCTTCTGATTTATTTGCGAGAGGACGGTATTTATAGTTGTGGACCCTATTATGTCGCCACGTTTTGCGGATTG GTACCAAAAGCTATACTGAAGGCTGTTTTATTCACaacagttatatattttattttaataagtcaAATAGActtgttgaattttttattctactgTCTAATTACATCGACAGCTGCGATTTGTGGTACAGCATATGGTTTAATGATTTCCATTATGATCGAGAATATCGATATCGCTACATCAATCATGGTACCTATTgacatgttatttttattaactgcTGGGATGTTTTATAATCTTag GTCGCTGCCTACGTATCTGacgtgttttaaatatttctcgatattctTTTACCTGAACGAAGCTCTTTCCATAATTTATTGGTCACGAATAGACGACATCGGTGAGCACATTGCATC attgccAAGTATCTAG